One genomic region from Leptospiraceae bacterium encodes:
- a CDS encoding thiolase family protein, whose protein sequence is MNSNIYIHNPVLSKFGRLEETVLSLAYKTASEALQGFDRDRIDFLVFASFAPESYTSEFHLAAKLASSLRLDHIFAIRAETASSSGASAFQLAVSLIDSGRFKTGLVVGAEIMSRLGREESNMVLGSVLSDRQKQLCMFMSHGGAMITRRYLYEYGYEEGDLYYIAKKVHDNGLKNKNAHIQKEINLEIYNKAPKICTPLGLYDISPLSDGAAALVLSSELKSNIRIKGMGHGTSTFYDDSLGTSFPASVKAFSRAFEEAGISPSEIQVAELHDAFTTFEVIGAEDAGIFKRGEALRQVKEGNTHPAAKWPINPSGGLKSRGHPIAASGIAQLVELSNFMQQQGKALGLTHSIGGLATNNFANILEQV, encoded by the coding sequence ATGAACTCTAATATATATATACATAATCCCGTTTTAAGTAAATTCGGTCGACTTGAAGAAACGGTTTTGAGTCTGGCGTATAAAACAGCTTCGGAAGCTTTGCAGGGCTTTGATAGGGATAGGATCGACTTTCTTGTTTTTGCCTCCTTTGCTCCCGAATCTTATACTTCAGAGTTTCATTTGGCTGCTAAATTAGCTTCGAGTCTTCGTCTGGATCATATATTTGCTATTCGAGCTGAGACAGCATCTTCGAGTGGTGCTTCTGCTTTTCAATTAGCGGTGAGTCTCATAGACTCAGGACGATTTAAAACGGGACTTGTTGTTGGAGCTGAAATTATGAGTCGTCTCGGAAGAGAAGAAAGTAATATGGTTTTAGGTTCTGTGCTGTCTGACAGACAAAAACAACTTTGTATGTTTATGTCTCATGGAGGAGCCATGATAACCCGGCGCTATTTATATGAGTATGGCTATGAAGAAGGAGATCTGTATTATATCGCCAAGAAGGTACATGATAATGGACTTAAGAATAAAAATGCCCATATTCAAAAAGAAATTAATTTAGAAATATATAATAAAGCACCAAAGATTTGCACACCTCTCGGTCTGTATGATATTTCTCCACTTTCCGATGGAGCGGCAGCCTTAGTCTTATCTTCTGAACTAAAATCGAATATTCGAATAAAAGGAATGGGGCATGGAACTTCTACTTTTTATGATGATTCATTGGGGACCAGTTTTCCTGCTTCCGTGAAAGCTTTTTCTAGAGCTTTTGAGGAAGCAGGTATTTCGCCGTCTGAAATACAGGTAGCGGAGCTTCATGATGCTTTTACTACTTTTGAAGTAATCGGCGCGGAGGATGCGGGGATATTTAAAAGAGGAGAGGCTTTGCGGCAGGTAAAAGAGGGAAATACACATCCGGCAGCTAAGTGGCCGATTAATCCTTCAGGCGGTTTGAAAAGCAGGGGACATCCCATAGCTGCTTCCGGCATAGCCCAGTTGGTAGAATTGAGTAATTTCATGCAGCAGCAGGGAAAAGCATTAGGACTTACTCATTCTATAGGAGGTCTTGCAACCAATAATTTCGCAAATATATTGGAACAGGTTTAG
- a CDS encoding metallophosphoesterase, whose protein sequence is MLHKFMIAIPTLIAGLFVYSFFIERYIVVVKEYNLEFRNLPENFEGYSLAIFSDLHYGSLMPEWFVLRIINKLNQLNADVILGLGDYVKKRNTTEEIKKIWPHLQTLKARDGVFLILGNHDHWASAEDSLKKLENSGMSVRHKHSCIKRGEDSICFIGAGDYWEDEPGFEKPIHNLESDSFRIVLAHSPDTADLPYHERVDLFLSGHTHGGQVVLPFTEYSPMVPVKNKKYNFGLKYNPKSTPILISKGLGWSILPLRFNCYPEIILLKLYKKK, encoded by the coding sequence ATGTTGCATAAATTTATGATAGCTATTCCCACTTTGATAGCAGGCCTATTTGTGTATTCTTTTTTTATAGAGCGCTACATTGTAGTTGTAAAAGAATATAATCTTGAGTTTCGGAATTTACCTGAAAATTTCGAAGGCTATAGTCTGGCTATTTTTTCTGATCTACACTATGGTTCTTTGATGCCCGAATGGTTTGTACTGAGGATTATAAACAAACTGAATCAATTGAATGCAGATGTGATTCTGGGACTCGGAGATTATGTAAAGAAAAGAAATACGACGGAGGAAATCAAAAAAATATGGCCTCATTTACAAACATTAAAAGCCAGGGATGGAGTGTTTCTTATTTTAGGAAATCACGATCATTGGGCTTCTGCCGAAGACTCTTTGAAGAAGCTTGAAAATAGTGGGATGTCTGTACGGCATAAGCATAGCTGTATAAAAAGGGGAGAAGATAGTATTTGTTTTATCGGAGCCGGTGACTACTGGGAGGATGAGCCGGGCTTTGAAAAACCGATTCACAATTTGGAGTCTGATAGTTTTCGAATAGTTCTGGCTCATAGTCCGGATACAGCAGATCTACCGTATCATGAAAGGGTTGATCTCTTTTTATCCGGACACACCCATGGAGGGCAGGTAGTTCTTCCTTTTACTGAATATTCTCCGATGGTTCCGGTTAAAAATAAAAAATATAATTTTGGCTTGAAATACAATCCAAAGTCCACTCCCATTTTAATTTCTAAGGGTCTGGGCTGGTCGATTTTACCTCTAAGGTTTAATTGTTACCCTGAAATTATCCTTTTGAAACTTTATAAGAAAAAATAA
- a CDS encoding ATP-grasp domain-containing protein: protein MAIEEGYFVSIGGGKNQLPLIQACRQLGLKVITIDKNQEAPGFKYSEFKIIESTHEYRKIYSLLSRIPLHEPIIAVGCRSYGKASLSAAYISEKLNLPGLSYKLAKDFLDKKKIKEKLKGTGIKLPRSYSLKSRDGSFSLNSVRFPCIIKPRAGSGKKGVVIVRNKKELKEYVQVFMTDIDSFIVEDYISGKEVTVMGFCSEKQFHLIAVIDKYTTTYSPFLEISHRLPSSFPLMIGELKYQTALMALRLGMKFCPVVAEFRINSRNEAYLIEIVPEVGGEYLAEYLLKEHEDYDYFQDYVRLMLGKKIKSRNLAELYKLSSIQTQLCFLAPDKPGKYEYISSEKIDVTKDEKLFLDTELQEKGSIIETSNGNQARFRVIGLKSNAKLNADDLDKTIRERAKLEYRKL from the coding sequence ATGGCTATAGAGGAAGGTTATTTTGTTTCGATAGGAGGAGGGAAGAATCAATTACCTCTCATTCAGGCTTGCCGGCAACTGGGTTTGAAAGTTATAACTATTGATAAGAACCAGGAGGCTCCGGGCTTTAAGTATTCCGAGTTCAAAATTATAGAATCTACTCATGAATACAGAAAAATTTATTCCTTACTATCCCGAATACCCTTACATGAACCTATTATTGCTGTGGGCTGCCGTTCTTACGGAAAGGCCAGCCTGAGTGCTGCCTATATATCTGAGAAATTAAATTTACCCGGTCTTTCTTATAAATTGGCAAAAGATTTTTTAGATAAAAAAAAGATAAAGGAAAAATTAAAAGGTACTGGTATAAAATTACCTCGATCTTATTCTTTAAAATCAAGAGATGGAAGCTTTTCTTTAAATTCAGTGCGTTTTCCCTGCATTATAAAACCCAGAGCTGGAAGCGGCAAAAAAGGTGTGGTTATAGTGAGGAATAAGAAAGAGCTAAAAGAATACGTTCAGGTTTTTATGACAGATATTGATTCGTTTATCGTTGAGGATTATATTTCAGGGAAAGAAGTTACTGTAATGGGCTTTTGTTCCGAAAAGCAATTTCATCTAATAGCAGTAATTGATAAATATACAACAACATATTCTCCTTTTTTAGAAATATCTCATAGACTTCCGAGTAGTTTTCCCTTAATGATAGGAGAGTTAAAATACCAAACAGCACTTATGGCGCTACGTCTTGGGATGAAATTTTGTCCGGTGGTAGCTGAATTCAGGATAAATTCGAGAAATGAAGCCTATTTGATAGAAATAGTCCCTGAAGTCGGAGGAGAATATTTAGCTGAGTATTTACTAAAAGAACATGAAGATTATGATTACTTTCAGGATTATGTTCGTTTGATGCTCGGAAAAAAAATCAAAAGCCGTAATTTGGCTGAGTTATATAAATTATCAAGCATACAAACCCAACTATGTTTTTTAGCTCCCGATAAACCCGGTAAGTATGAATATATTTCTTCTGAGAAAATAGATGTAACGAAGGATGAAAAGTTATTTTTAGATACAGAACTTCAGGAAAAAGGAAGTATAATTGAAACTTCAAATGGAAATCAGGCCAGATTTAGGGTAATAGGTTTGAAGTCGAATGCGAAGCTAAATGCGGATGACTTAGATAAAACAATCAGGGAGAGAGCAAAACTTGAGTATCGAAAACTATAA
- a CDS encoding class I SAM-dependent methyltransferase — MSIENYNTKKIWNEHYTRNKSRLIYPDENLVRILSGLNIQRGDRALDFGAGSGRHSLLMMNYGFKVSAMDYASNSLRQIQELEPEIETILADGLELPFKEEAFSFLLNWGVLHYNSREDAKKLIKEFRRVTKKGSYIAGTLRANTETYLRVNEGLTEVKDLKGANVDLYSLEELKDLLSGFDDVKLAYMERSPIGKLEERICHWIYLVKN; from the coding sequence TTGAGTATCGAAAACTATAATACAAAGAAAATATGGAATGAGCATTATACAAGAAACAAGTCCCGCCTAATTTATCCCGATGAAAATCTGGTCAGGATATTATCAGGGCTTAATATCCAAAGAGGGGACAGGGCCCTTGATTTCGGAGCGGGTTCCGGAAGGCATAGCCTTTTAATGATGAATTATGGGTTTAAAGTAAGCGCAATGGACTATGCAAGTAATTCCTTGCGACAGATTCAGGAATTAGAGCCAGAAATAGAAACAATACTGGCAGATGGCCTCGAATTACCTTTTAAAGAGGAAGCTTTTTCCTTTCTTCTGAACTGGGGTGTTTTGCATTATAACAGTCGAGAGGATGCAAAAAAGTTAATTAAAGAGTTTCGCAGAGTTACAAAAAAAGGTTCTTATATCGCAGGAACATTGAGAGCGAATACGGAAACCTATCTCAGGGTAAATGAGGGACTTACTGAAGTTAAGGACTTGAAAGGAGCTAATGTGGATCTCTATAGCCTTGAAGAACTTAAAGACTTATTATCAGGTTTTGATGATGTAAAACTGGCCTATATGGAAAGAAGTCCGATTGGTAAACTAGAGGAGAGGATCTGTCATTGGATATACCTCGTGAAAAATTAG
- a CDS encoding class I SAM-dependent methyltransferase codes for MDIPREKLVQNCPIQKKCEWTFKYYSTFNSYKLPVFRCNTCGLETIHTDESIEYEKLYGGEYYKGGSEYTYRDERETEKFDAYVWDARIQNIQKFIKTGNFLDVGCSFGGFLSRAKLKGFQVYGVEVSEYSAEYAKKRGIEVFQGNFLNSNFEKESFDVITLVEVIEHLEKPKEVFQKLSAYLKPGGLLLIQTANFEGKQAIEEGANYHYYLPGHLYYYSLSNLKEILRLNGFKNFKEYYGVDFSLSAKLLKSRGSFKTWKDYLRWFRISYYHYRSSLIKGSTSSMVLYAFKG; via the coding sequence TTGGATATACCTCGTGAAAAATTAGTTCAGAACTGTCCTATTCAGAAAAAATGTGAATGGACATTTAAATATTATTCGACTTTTAATTCTTATAAGCTACCGGTTTTCAGGTGCAATACCTGCGGATTGGAAACAATTCATACCGATGAATCTATAGAATATGAAAAGCTATATGGTGGCGAATACTATAAGGGTGGCTCGGAGTATACCTATAGGGATGAAAGAGAAACCGAGAAATTTGATGCCTATGTTTGGGATGCTCGCATACAAAATATTCAAAAATTTATAAAAACCGGAAACTTTCTGGATGTAGGTTGTTCCTTTGGTGGTTTCTTATCAAGGGCAAAACTTAAGGGTTTTCAGGTATACGGAGTAGAGGTATCGGAATATTCCGCGGAGTATGCAAAAAAGCGGGGTATTGAAGTTTTTCAGGGGAATTTCCTTAACAGTAATTTTGAAAAGGAAAGTTTCGATGTAATAACTCTTGTAGAGGTTATTGAGCATCTTGAAAAACCAAAAGAAGTTTTTCAAAAATTATCTGCATACTTAAAACCGGGAGGGCTTCTATTGATTCAAACTGCAAATTTTGAAGGCAAGCAGGCGATAGAAGAAGGAGCGAATTATCATTATTATTTACCCGGACATTTGTATTACTACTCTCTTTCTAACTTGAAAGAAATCTTACGATTGAATGGTTTTAAAAATTTCAAGGAATATTACGGGGTCGATTTTTCTTTATCGGCAAAATTATTAAAATCAAGAGGAAGTTTTAAAACCTGGAAGGACTATCTTCGCTGGTTTCGAATATCCTACTATCATTATAGGAGTAGTCTCATAAAGGGTTCTACTTCCAGTATGGTCTTATACGCATTTAAAGGATAA
- a CDS encoding YihY family inner membrane protein: MAKEASKNFLAKFLVIPETKNWRYRLVVTLRIILVSMQRFLVDDCLMKASGVSYTTIISLVPTLTVGMALITLSSGFDTKKEEFFEYITDYFLKNNIPIDVSPYLKTLNELVNSATQIGAIGFIVLIFSATAVLRTFEGAFNQIWRVSRARPFFSKIIFYFFIMTIGPLLLVVLIGYAVRLSDSFRGAHYQYAIMDTEKNIWISGEKGTIIKLTEDGRQISSLNNFTIDYENIYCMGFDGTRLESCEAPRLKNEEFFKSVSLNRTVYTVSRKGVLLYSKNLGYDWKIHLFNQAKFKDFQVLNEDELIILYETGELIHYNLNGEVKLIKLDKAEIDTREDDKPNAIIFKDELNGFILGHNGYFWKTIDGGNTFRLSKIGDYDLNDMAFIDDSFFMIVGDKGRIYVSEDAGETWSDKYSHKLFSFRKVWSTKFKEQLYLFLLNKQGELLYSKDKGENWYTFYKAEKGKANHIIPISSNSLPLDIKKKFKIKRNQEITWDNDKIKKIFSEMADFLVIGDFEMMLITRIEVNRVYWKYYEGGESFFSIYSIINTIIPLVAIWLFFVLLYTLIPSVRVPFGAASKGAFVTGLILLLFFWGFLFYVKSFSTSTILIYQALAAIPISLLSIYSLSIIILYGAEITASIQYRERILLYGTSFSGIEEETKNSFYEYMRILMELYKHHEKKQKPMSSKRLQSLSGLSEMEYERIIKKFEERDLIITNVEGKLSPVRFPEKVSLYTIYKLVVAEYFYASEKELEKYSINLKVKLQEIDNLVKLELEKITFSKLLE; the protein is encoded by the coding sequence ATGGCAAAGGAAGCTTCAAAGAATTTTTTAGCAAAATTTTTAGTGATACCGGAAACAAAGAATTGGCGGTATAGACTTGTTGTTACTCTACGAATCATTCTTGTCTCCATGCAGCGCTTTTTGGTTGATGATTGTCTCATGAAAGCTTCAGGGGTATCTTACACAACCATTATATCTCTTGTACCCACCTTAACGGTAGGTATGGCTTTAATTACTTTATCCTCCGGTTTTGATACAAAGAAAGAAGAATTTTTTGAGTATATCACTGATTACTTTCTCAAGAATAACATACCTATCGATGTAAGTCCTTATTTAAAAACGTTGAATGAGCTGGTAAATTCAGCCACGCAGATAGGAGCTATAGGTTTTATTGTATTAATTTTTTCCGCTACTGCCGTCTTACGTACATTTGAAGGAGCTTTCAATCAGATCTGGAGGGTCTCAAGGGCCAGGCCATTTTTTTCTAAAATAATCTTCTACTTTTTTATCATGACGATAGGTCCTTTATTGCTGGTTGTTCTCATCGGTTATGCTGTTCGTCTTTCTGATTCATTTCGCGGGGCTCACTATCAATATGCCATTATGGATACTGAGAAAAATATCTGGATAAGCGGGGAAAAAGGAACTATAATAAAATTAACAGAGGACGGAAGACAAATTTCAAGTCTTAATAATTTTACTATTGACTATGAAAATATTTACTGTATGGGTTTTGATGGAACGAGGCTTGAGTCCTGTGAAGCACCCAGGCTAAAAAATGAGGAATTTTTCAAATCAGTAAGCCTTAACCGAACTGTGTATACAGTTTCCAGAAAAGGTGTATTACTATATTCTAAAAATCTCGGTTATGATTGGAAAATTCATTTATTCAATCAAGCAAAGTTTAAGGATTTTCAGGTATTGAATGAAGATGAACTTATTATTTTATATGAAACCGGTGAGTTGATACATTATAATTTAAACGGTGAAGTAAAGCTGATTAAGCTTGATAAAGCAGAAATTGATACAAGAGAAGATGATAAACCCAATGCGATTATTTTTAAAGACGAGTTAAATGGTTTTATTTTAGGTCATAACGGCTATTTTTGGAAAACTATCGATGGAGGAAATACATTTCGTTTGAGTAAAATAGGGGATTATGATTTAAACGATATGGCATTTATTGATGATAGTTTTTTTATGATAGTAGGAGACAAGGGTCGAATTTATGTAAGCGAAGATGCAGGCGAAACCTGGTCTGACAAATACTCTCATAAGTTATTTAGCTTTAGAAAAGTATGGAGTACCAAGTTTAAAGAACAATTATATTTATTCTTATTGAATAAACAAGGAGAACTCTTATATTCTAAGGATAAAGGTGAAAACTGGTATACTTTTTATAAAGCAGAGAAAGGAAAAGCTAATCATATTATACCTATCAGCTCCAATTCATTACCTCTGGATATAAAAAAGAAATTTAAGATTAAGCGAAACCAGGAAATAACCTGGGATAATGATAAGATAAAGAAAATTTTCAGTGAAATGGCAGATTTTTTGGTTATCGGTGATTTTGAGATGATGCTAATTACCCGGATTGAGGTTAACCGTGTTTACTGGAAGTATTACGAAGGAGGTGAGTCTTTCTTTTCCATATATTCTATTATCAATACTATTATACCTCTCGTAGCAATCTGGTTATTTTTTGTATTATTATATACTTTAATACCCAGCGTGCGGGTACCATTTGGAGCTGCTTCAAAAGGAGCCTTTGTTACAGGTCTTATTCTTTTATTATTTTTCTGGGGGTTTTTGTTTTATGTTAAATCTTTCTCAACTTCAACTATTTTAATATACCAGGCCCTGGCTGCAATACCAATATCTCTTTTATCTATATATTCCTTATCTATCATTATCTTATATGGGGCAGAGATAACAGCCTCCATACAATATCGAGAAAGGATACTTCTTTATGGTACTTCTTTTAGTGGTATCGAAGAGGAAACAAAAAATTCATTTTATGAATATATGAGAATATTAATGGAACTATACAAACACCATGAAAAGAAACAAAAACCAATGAGTTCCAAACGCTTACAATCCTTGAGCGGGCTGTCTGAAATGGAGTATGAAAGAATTATTAAGAAATTTGAAGAGAGGGATTTAATTATAACAAATGTAGAAGGAAAACTGAGTCCGGTTCGTTTTCCGGAGAAAGTTTCCTTATATACAATCTATAAATTGGTAGTTGCTGAATATTTTTATGCTTCAGAAAAAGAGTTAGAAAAATATTCCATAAATCTAAAGGTAAAGTTGCAGGAGATTGATAATTTAGTAAAATTAGAACTTGAAAAAATAACCTTTTCAAAACTTCTGGAATAG
- a CDS encoding GDP-mannose 4,6-dehydratase — protein sequence METILLTGCAGFIGMHASLSLLQRGYTVLGIDNLCDYYSPELKKSRLKKLSEFSKFSFYQIDITDYSSLERIFLSEKPDKVLHLAAQPGVRYSFENPQSYFLNNQLGFGTTIELSQKYGIKHFVYASSSSVYGSIQEIPFHEGQAITHPISLYAATKVSNEMVAHSYSYNYKLPTTGLRFFTVYGPYGRPDMATFIFTKAICDGKPIKLYNFGEMKRDFTYIDDIVSALSNIIEREKSISDSMDDNFKIFNIGNNSPVSLKKFLSLLEIYLGKKAIVRLEPLQNGDMLETYADISLIQKEYNFKPETSIEEGLKKFVDWYLAYYNLE from the coding sequence ATGGAAACGATACTTCTGACCGGGTGTGCGGGATTTATTGGAATGCATGCCTCTCTGTCACTTTTACAAAGAGGTTATACTGTTCTCGGAATTGATAATTTATGCGATTACTATAGTCCTGAATTGAAAAAAAGTCGACTTAAGAAGCTTTCCGAATTTTCAAAATTCAGTTTTTATCAAATTGATATAACAGATTATTCTTCCCTGGAGAGGATTTTTCTTTCGGAAAAGCCGGATAAAGTGCTGCATCTTGCTGCACAGCCGGGAGTTCGATATAGCTTTGAGAATCCCCAGTCTTATTTTCTTAATAATCAACTCGGCTTTGGTACGACGATTGAGTTGTCTCAAAAATATGGGATAAAGCATTTTGTATATGCTTCCAGTTCCAGTGTATACGGTTCTATTCAAGAAATCCCTTTTCATGAAGGACAGGCTATTACCCATCCAATCAGTTTATATGCAGCTACCAAGGTATCTAATGAAATGGTGGCTCATTCTTATAGTTACAATTATAAATTACCGACTACAGGTTTACGTTTTTTTACGGTATACGGTCCTTACGGAAGACCGGATATGGCTACTTTTATTTTTACAAAAGCTATCTGTGACGGAAAGCCGATAAAACTCTATAACTTTGGTGAGATGAAGCGAGATTTTACCTATATAGATGATATTGTGTCCGCCTTGAGCAATATTATAGAACGAGAGAAAAGTATTTCAGATTCAATGGATGATAATTTTAAAATTTTTAATATAGGAAATAATAGTCCCGTTAGTTTGAAAAAATTTTTAAGTTTACTTGAAATTTATTTAGGGAAAAAAGCAATAGTTAGACTAGAACCTTTACAAAATGGGGACATGCTGGAAACCTATGCGGATATCAGTTTAATTCAAAAAGAATATAATTTTAAACCCGAAACTTCGATAGAGGAGGGATTAAAGAAATTTGTGGATTGGTATCTTGCATATTATAATTTGGAATAA
- a CDS encoding sulfotransferase domain-containing protein, which translates to MIDKVVFMCGAGHSGSTLLGLVLGSHSQGHYLGEAKKSKYLYDLDKPERKRYCKVCGPDCKLWKPFHELKNSGLSLYQRFDKIVDSGFLVDSSKGTEWIQSHIDLASAEKRIPYLIYLKRDGRAVLNSRIRKYPDIEAKNHIENWLEQIEKSDELYNNFKGKKQVLLYHELTADPALEVSKICEFLDIPYEPGMLEFYEYEHHPLGGNEGTQSLLSSVKAKGELETKLSSSKQSYLEHPQAIKHDSKWKTQLSEDAKNLFDKMVGTLNTSFEEP; encoded by the coding sequence ATGATTGATAAAGTTGTTTTTATGTGTGGTGCCGGTCATTCCGGTTCTACTTTGTTAGGATTAGTTTTAGGAAGTCATAGTCAGGGACATTATCTGGGTGAAGCAAAAAAGTCAAAATATCTATATGATTTAGATAAACCGGAGAGAAAACGTTATTGTAAAGTTTGTGGTCCTGATTGTAAATTATGGAAACCTTTTCATGAATTAAAAAATTCAGGTCTGAGTTTATATCAGAGATTTGATAAAATTGTAGATTCTGGTTTTTTAGTAGATTCCAGCAAGGGTACAGAATGGATTCAGTCCCATATAGATCTTGCTTCAGCTGAAAAACGAATTCCATATCTAATATATTTAAAAAGAGATGGAAGAGCTGTTTTAAATTCCAGGATCCGAAAGTATCCTGATATAGAGGCAAAAAATCATATTGAAAATTGGTTGGAGCAAATCGAAAAAAGCGACGAATTATACAATAATTTCAAAGGGAAAAAGCAGGTTTTATTATATCATGAGTTGACAGCTGATCCAGCTCTGGAAGTATCCAAGATTTGTGAATTTTTAGATATTCCTTATGAACCTGGTATGCTAGAATTTTATGAGTACGAGCATCATCCTCTGGGTGGTAATGAAGGAACCCAATCCTTATTGAGTTCCGTTAAGGCGAAAGGTGAGTTGGAGACTAAATTATCATCATCCAAGCAATCTTATTTAGAACATCCTCAGGCTATAAAGCATGATAGTAAATGGAAAACACAATTAAGCGAAGATGCAAAAAATCTTTTTGATAAAATGGTAGGTACATTAAATACCAGTTTTGAGGAACCTTAA
- a CDS encoding HIT family protein produces the protein MKDSPFYSKEILYENELAFVVADKFPVSKGHCLVIPKRLAKNIFELNEMEVLAIFSLIQKVKQEFDVLYQPDGYNIGTNTGEAAGQTIAHCHFHLIPRYKGDTQNPKGGGVRYVKAIKIKDGLYGDFREKYRENR, from the coding sequence ATGAAAGATAGTCCTTTTTATTCCAAAGAAATCTTATACGAAAACGAACTTGCCTTTGTAGTTGCTGATAAATTCCCTGTTTCTAAAGGGCATTGTCTTGTTATACCAAAACGTTTAGCAAAAAATATATTTGAATTAAATGAAATGGAAGTGCTTGCCATATTTTCTCTTATTCAAAAAGTAAAACAGGAATTTGATGTATTATATCAGCCCGATGGTTATAATATAGGCACCAACACCGGTGAAGCAGCCGGACAAACAATCGCCCACTGCCACTTTCATTTAATACCGAGGTATAAAGGAGATACCCAAAATCCAAAAGGTGGAGGAGTCCGTTATGTAAAAGCCATCAAAATCAAAGATGGGCTTTATGGAGATTTTCGAGAAAAATACCGAGAAAATCGTTGA
- the cysC gene encoding adenylyl-sulfate kinase, with the protein MNIPTEKNIIWHEASLNKSLRAKIKNQKPCIIWFTGLSGSGKSTLANALEHELFMSGHHTYLLDGDNIRLGLNKDLGFSNHDREENIRRIGEVAKLMLDAGLIVLTAFISPFIKDRNTVRQLVQENEFIEVFVNTPLVVCEERDTKGLYKKARKGEIKGFTGIDSPYEAPMSAELEIRTTEEDLNFSIQRIICYISKLK; encoded by the coding sequence ATGAATATACCAACAGAAAAAAATATAATTTGGCATGAAGCTTCTCTCAACAAATCTTTGAGAGCAAAAATTAAAAACCAAAAACCCTGTATAATCTGGTTTACCGGTCTTTCCGGCTCCGGAAAATCTACCCTGGCCAATGCTCTGGAACATGAGCTTTTTATGTCAGGTCATCATACTTATTTACTTGATGGAGATAATATTCGTCTTGGTTTAAACAAGGATCTCGGATTTTCCAATCATGATAGAGAAGAAAATATTCGCCGTATTGGTGAAGTAGCCAAACTCATGTTGGATGCAGGCTTAATTGTTTTGACTGCTTTTATTTCTCCCTTTATTAAAGATAGAAACACAGTCAGACAGCTTGTACAGGAAAATGAATTTATAGAAGTTTTTGTGAATACTCCCCTTGTAGTTTGCGAAGAAAGAGATACAAAAGGTTTATATAAAAAAGCAAGAAAAGGAGAAATCAAAGGTTTTACCGGTATCGATTCTCCTTACGAAGCACCTATGTCGGCTGAACTCGAAATTAGAACAACAGAAGAAGACTTAAATTTTTCTATTCAAAGAATTATTTGTTATATTAGTAAATTAAAATAA
- a CDS encoding alpha/beta hydrolase: MYTNISENYIISQDGLKIPYYVQGDGYPMFFFNGFTCRQDNLKYLIQHFSKNYKIITWDYKGHGNNPMPENYNYCSINSFVWDAQRIFDELNIQNVILVGYSIGTELMYEFALKNPKKTRLIISINGLTGNVANSLFHTNLFKHALEFLKRSSPYLSDIYNKTWTIINQAPFSWKYLFASPFIDKAKLNKDDMVPFINGLSQMKADFLIHLLDEFHKHSVLNDLLFLEQPTLLLAGEKDHFVPYNCSLEAHRKIPHSEFVKIPGGTHNMNMEQYEKLIQEMEIFINKNKYSL, from the coding sequence ATGTATACAAACATTTCTGAAAACTATATCATCTCCCAGGATGGTTTAAAAATCCCGTATTATGTTCAGGGAGACGGTTATCCTATGTTTTTTTTTAATGGATTTACCTGCAGACAGGATAATCTAAAATACCTGATCCAACATTTTTCCAAAAATTATAAAATTATCACCTGGGATTACAAAGGACATGGAAATAATCCTATGCCGGAGAATTACAACTACTGTAGTATAAATTCTTTTGTTTGGGATGCCCAACGTATATTTGATGAACTAAACATTCAAAATGTAATCCTTGTGGGCTATAGTATTGGAACAGAACTCATGTATGAATTTGCATTAAAAAATCCGAAAAAAACCCGACTGATTATCAGTATCAACGGTCTGACCGGAAATGTAGCAAATAGTTTATTTCATACAAATCTATTCAAACATGCTCTGGAATTTTTAAAAAGAAGTTCCCCTTATTTAAGTGATATCTATAATAAAACCTGGACCATTATAAATCAAGCTCCATTCTCATGGAAGTATCTTTTTGCTTCCCCTTTTATTGATAAAGCAAAACTAAATAAAGATGATATGGTGCCTTTTATAAATGGACTTTCTCAAATGAAAGCTGATTTTTTGATCCACCTTTTAGATGAATTTCATAAACATTCTGTTCTAAATGATTTACTCTTTTTAGAACAACCCACACTTTTACTGGCAGGAGAAAAAGATCATTTTGTTCCCTATAATTGTTCTCTCGAAGCCCACCGTAAAATACCGCATTCGGAGTTTGTTAAAATTCCGGGTGGAACACATAATATGAATATGGAACAGTATGAGAAACTTATTCAGGAAATGGAAATTTTTATAAATAAAAATAAGTATTCTCTTTAA